The window ttccggctcaaacgagtcaagaatgaactacaagttggttctaattttaaacaactgaaaatgaagctacaagttgatttcaacttcaaacgagtctggaatgaagctacaagttgcttccaacttcaatctagccaataatgaagcaacaagttgtttccgggctcaaacgagtcaagaatgaaactacaagttgattctaattttaaacaaccgaaaatcaagctacaagttgtttccaaattcaatctagccaataataaagcaacaagttgtttccggctcaaacgagtcaagaatgaaactacaagttggtcttaattttaaacaactgaaaatgaagctacaagttgttttcaacttcaaacgagtctggaatgaagttacaagttgcttccaacttcaatctagccaataatgaagcaacaagttgtttccgggctcaaatgagtcaagaatgaaactacaagttgattctaattttaaacaaccgaaaataaagctacaagttgtttccaaattcaatctagtcgagACTAGCTTAATCGAGTCAAAGgatgtttctctctctagaattatgctctcccttctctctaggATAGAACCCCCAAACTCAAACCCTAATTTCAGCCGCATCTTTCTTCAACTTTAACCCTATCTCCTTTTCTTACAAATCTCTTCTCCTCTTCACCCAATCTATACCTATATTTCTTACTATATTTATATCTAACACTTATTCCCTCTTTGCTACTATGTCTTTGAACTGTGATTCTGATAGTTGTCCGGTGGACCATGATGGTGCAAAGCTTGAGGACTTCTGTGGTGCCTCCACGGCCCCATTTGCTATCAATGCTACTGTCTTCCAAGAAATTATGTCGGGATCGGGAAAAGATTCGGGGGGTTCTCACTCGGAGGTTGAACCGATGGGCGAAACTATTCCCAGCTGTTACGGAGGCATTCCGTTGGAAGATGTAGTGACTGTTGAAGATGGGTATTCAAGCGATGAACAGCTTCCCCCTGTTGACCATGTTATGAGTAGCACTAGTGCTACTATTCAGGCGATGTTACGCACATCTAAGTACGAACGTGAGTCGTTAATTGCTACTAGATCGAAGTTGTATGATGTTCTTGGTTTTCTGAAAAAGAAAGGGTTCTCGGAGTCTCAGATCTTTGAGGAGATAGCTCGAGATGGGTTTGGTGCTCGACCAAAAAGAGATGAGAATGGTTTGCCTGTGCTCACTCCTTTGTCTACGAAGGTGGACATCTCCACTCATGACCCTTTCAAAGACAAGATGAAACAGAAGGCCTCTAGCCCTTCGCTTAAGCCTGTCCAGGCAGATGCTCCTAAAGTGGTTGAGGAAATGCCAAAAAAACCTCCAGTCACTTCTGATGAACCGAAAGATGTTACTTCAAAGCCCTCTTGCTCGTCTGTTGTGAAAAATCAGGTGCCTGAGGTGGACCTAGTGTTCGATTACTGTCCTATGCCCGAAGGGGCTGATGTGGTCACTCCTCCAACTGATGTCTTGAGGAAGggatttgataaatttaaacttTGTTTGGTTGGGGTCTTCTCCAAAGGGACGATGCCTTTCTCTAAACTAGTAGACAACGCTAGAAAAGTTTGGGATTCTAAAGGTCTCTGCAACATCTCTCAAAAAGATTCTCATACTTTCCACTTTCGTTTTAGCTCTGAAAGTGAAATGTCTGCTGTGTTAGCTCGCGGGACCTGGTATTTCGAAAGGAAGCCTCTCATTTTGAGTGCGTGGGGAGCAAAAACTAGTGAGGGCAGTCCTTCTAGTATCCCTCTCTGGGTAAGATTTAAGAACCTCCCAGATTATTATTGGACCCGTGAGGGTCTCAGTTGTGTCGCCAGCTCGATTGGACCCCCCATTTGTGCGGATAAAACGACTGCTCAATTAAATCCAGTTCAATATGCCAAGATGTGTGTGAAGTACAAGGTTGGAAATCCTCTTCCTGAAAAAATCAAGGTTGCAGTCATGGATGTTGAAAAGATGGAGCTTTCTTCTACGGTTTTTGCAGATGTTGAAGTCTCGTATCCTCAGAGGCCTCTAATTTGTTCTGGTTGCCAAAAATTGGGCCACATGGTGGGTGCTTGCCCTACTGTGAAGCGCGTCTAGGTTCAAAAGCCGTCTAAGGACACTGTGGTTGAGGAGAAAGGGGAATCATCAATCAAAGCTTCTGATGAGGTACGAAATGAAACAATTGCAGAGGAGAAGTGTAGTGAATCTGAGGGTCATCCCGTACAGCAAGGCTCTAATGGAGCCGCTGATATTCATGATGAAACTGGGCAGGATTGGACCACTGTTACTGGAAAGAGGCACACTGTTCCGAAGGAGAAGTCATTACCAAGCCAAACTGCAGAGCAGATGCCTATTTTTGCTGCTCTGTCAAAATCTTTGTCTAAGGGGCAACTTAAACGAGCTCGAAGGACTGCGGGGAGGGGCTCCCCAAAAAATAAGTAATCTCTGTTTTCATGACAGTTTTTTGTTCCTACAATACGAGAGGGATGAATAATAAGATATCTTTTTATAAAGATTTTATCTCCTCAAGAAGGCTTGGCCTTATAGCTCTCCTTGAAACGCACGTCAAACAGGAAAATGCATCTTTTGTAGCCAAGACTGTTGCCCCCAGGTTCTCTTGGTTGTTTAATTACGACTGCCACTATAATGGCAGAATTTGGATTGGCTGGGATCCAAATTTTTGGAAGGTCACTGCCCTGAAAACTCATGCTCAACACATTTCTTGTGAAGTAACTTCTCTAGCCTCTAAAGTATCTTTTTTTGCCTCCTTTATTTACGCTTCTACTGATTATTTAGTTAGAAGAAATTTATGGTCTGATCTTCTTGATTTTAAAGCTCATATACTCCCTATTTCTGCTCCTTGGGTATTATCTGGCGATTTCAATGTTTGCTTAAATTTGAATGAGATGAATACGCCTAATTCTTATGGTATTGAaatgagagattttaaagatgCTGTTGATGCTCTTGACGTATTTGACctgaatttttctgtaaaatACTTTACTTGGTGGGATTGTAATTATGATTGCCCAAATCTAAGAAAGCTGGACAGGGTGCTTGTTAATGTGGATTGGACTAATATTGTCCCTATGTCAACTACTATTTTCTCCCCTCGGGGTCTTTCTGATCACAGCCCTGCACTGACTTCCCTTGGTATTGCCACTAAGAAGCTTATTAAGCCCTTTCAGGTTTTTCAACATGTTCTGGAGCACAAAGACTTTCTATCAACTGTTCAAAATGCTTGGAATGTTGATGTCCATGGGGACCCTTGGTTTGTTTTGACCTCAAAAATTCGTAGAGTAAAATTGGCTTTAAAGAATTTGAACAGCTCCTGTGGTGATCTTCATGCTGCTGTGATTCAAGCAAGAGCTTCCTTATCTCATTTTCAAGAAAATCTCCCGGAGCGTCCTGCTTTTGATCTTTTTGCTGCTGAAGGAGTGTTATGTTCTAACCTTCACAATGCTCTTGCTGTTGAAGAAACCTTTTTAAAGCAAAAGTCCCGTATTAATTGGTTAAATCTTGGCGATGGGAACAATGAGTTTTTTCACCGAGCTTGCAAAAACAGGTGGAACACAAACAAGATCATGGTTCTTGAAGATAATGCTGGGAACTCTTGCACTTCTCATGAGGACATTGCTCATATTGCTACTGATTATTTCAAGAACATCTTGGGAACTAGCAGCCCTGTTGACTCTCTCCCTATTGAAATGGATCTTCCCTCCATTTCTGAGGCCTAGAATTCCTTCCTCAGCTCACCATTTCTAAGCTCTGATGTTTTGGCTGCTTTCCGACATTTAGGTAAGCGTAAAAGTCCGGGTCCGGACGGTCTTACTCCGGAGTTTTATCTTGCTGCCTGGTCTGTGGTTGGTGATGATGTCACTAGAGGCATTCTGCACTTTTTTGAATCTCTGGAGCTGCCTCGTATTATCAACTCCGTTGCCATAACTCTAGTCCCAAAATGTGACAACCCCTCAAAAATTGAACATTTCAGGCCGATATCTTGTTGTAATACTTTATATAAATGCATTGCAAAGCTCCTTGCTGACCGCCTAAAACGGGTGCTCTCTAGTGTTATTTCTCCAAATCAGTCCGCGTTTATTCCCAAACGCTCTATTGGAGATAATATTATGCTGGTACAAGCAGTGTGTAAGGACTACCACAGAAATGATGGAATGCCCAGGTGCTCTTTTAAACTTGACATTCAGAAAGCCTTTGATAGCATTAACTGGAGCTTTCTTTTTGAGGTCCTGCATCGTATGAACTTTCCCTCTCGTTTCATTGATTGGATTAAAATCTGCTTGCAAGGCTGCATGGTTTCTGTTAAGGTTAACGGTGTTCTTGAGGGGTATTTCAAATGTGAGAATGGCTTAAGACAAGGGGACCCCCTGTCCCCTTATTTATTCGTTATTTGTATGGAGGTCCTGACATCTTTTCTCAAGCTTAAAACTCTTTCTGACTCAAGGTTTTCTTACCATTGGCGTATGCAGCAGCTGAAACTTACTCATGTCATTTTCGCCGatgatattttccttttttgcAAAGGAGACATGGATTCTGTGAGTGTCATCTTGgactcttttcttcttttctatgGTTTTTTGGGTATGAGACTTAACCCGGCAAAAAGTCAGGGGTTCTTTTGTAGTATGGATGACTCTGTAACAAATGATATTCTTCAGAAGTATGGGTTCACTCGTGGTACTCTTCCCATTAATTATTTGGGTCTACCTTTAATTACCAGTAGATTGAATGAGCAACTCTGTTCTCCTCTCATTCAAAAATTGTGTTGGAAAATTGAAAGCTGGTCTGTTCGATGCCTTAGATACAGTGGTCGTCTACAATTAATCTCATCTGTTCTTCAAGGAATTCATGGCTACTGGGCGAGTTATCTTTTCCTTCCTAAAGGAGTTATAAAGCGGGTTCAATCTCTCTTTGCCAGATTTCTTTGGGGTGGGAGTTTAGATCGGAGCTGTCACTATAAAGTGGCATGGGCTGATTGTTGTTCTAAAAAGCAGGAGGGAGGCCTGGGTATACGGGATATGTTCGAGTGGAATAAAACTGCGATTTTTCTCCAAATTTGGAGATTATCTCAACCTCATCCTACGTCACTGTGGATTCTCTGGGTTCATTCATGTCTCTTAAAAAATAAAGCTTTTTGGACTGCAAAGATTCCTTATAAATGTCCCTGGAATGTGCGTAAAATCCTTAATGCACGTCTTGAGGCTTTGCAATTCATCTCATTCAAAGTTTCTCAGCAGTCTGTTTTTAAGGCTTGGCATGATCCGTGGCTTACAAATTCCCCTTTGATATCTCGACTTGGTACTGGTATTATTTCGGTGATGGAATCCTCTAGTGATGCTCCTGTTAGCTCCCTTATTGCTAATGGCCAGTGGAGGGTCGCTATTTCAAACGACTACAGGGCTGTGACTTTCCAAAATCTGCTCAGTAATTTCATCATTGGGGATAAAGATTTAGTTCTGTGGAATGGGGACTCTACCCAAAAAATGAGTGTTGTTTGGGAATCTTTTCATCACAGACCTTCTCCTAAAGCCTGGATACCTCTTTTATGGCATAAATTTCATATTCCTGCTTGCTCATTCATTTCTTGGCTAGCGTGTCGAGAACGCCTCCTAACAAAAGATCGAATGCGTGATTTTCATATGGAAGTTGACCCTAAATGTGTTCTCTGTAGGAGCTACAATGAAGACACTGGTCATTTATTCACTGCTTGTCCTTACACTTATATCCTTTTGCGGAATTGTCCTTTCGCTCTTAATTTAAATTGGGATTGTTGGCTGCGGGGTGATTTCTTCCCTGACGATCTTACCAGATTTCAACAAAGACTTGCCTTTCTCTATATCAATATTGTAATATACTTGGTGTGGCATGAACGGAATGCTAGAATTCATGAGCAAGGAGTTATGGATGTCTCTCAGATGGGCCAGAAAATTAAAAGGATGTTTCGTGAAAAACTTTTTACATGTGATGGCTTCAAGCGAAAGTTGTTACAAGACCCTACCTTGGCGCGTTTTTTATACTAGTTTGATGTATTGTCCTTTTATGTGATGTACTGAGGTGTTCGCAGGATTCCTTTGTGTTTGAGCTAATATAGTTTTCGGGGAAATAGTGACTGAACTTTATTCTgtactattttctttttctcgcggggtatgcccctagccTTTGTaacctttttatatttatatcaatttttcagttatcaaaaaaaaaaaaattcgatctagtcagtaataaagcaacaagctgtttccggctcaaacgagtcaagaatgaaactacaagttggttctaattttaaacaacggaaaatgaagctacaagttgttttcaacttcaaacgagtctggaatgaagctacaagttgcttccaacttcaatctagccaataatgaagcaacaagttgtttccgggctcaaatgagtcaagaatgaaactacaagttgattctaattttaaacaaccgaaaataaagctacaagttgtttccaaattcaatctagtcaataataaagcaacaagttgtttcaggctcaaacgagtcaagaatgaaactacaagttggttctaattttaaacaaccaaaaatgaagttacaagttgttttcaacttcaaaagagtctggaatgaagctacaagttgcttccaacttcaatctatccaataatgaagcaacaagttgtttccgggctcaaacgagtcaagattgaaactacaagttgattctaattttaaataaccgaaaatgaagctacaaattgtttccaaattcaatctaaccaataataaagcaacaagttgttcccgactcaaacgagtcaagaatgaaactacaagttggttctaattttaaacaaccgaaaatgaagctacaagttgttttcaacatcaaacgagtctggaatgaagctacaagttgcttccaacttcaatctagccaataatgaagcaacaagttgtttccgggctcaaacgagtcaagaatgaaactacaagttgattctaattttaaacaaccgaaaatcaagctacaagttgtttccaaattcaatctagccaataataaagcaacaagttgtttccggctcaaacgagtcaagaatgaaactacaagttggttctaattttaaacaactgaaaatgaagctacaagttgattccaacttcaaacgagtctggaatgaagctacaagttgcttccaacttcaatctagccaataatgaagcaacaagttgtttccgggctcaaacgagtcaagaatgaaactacaagttgattctaattttaaacaacctaaaatcaagctacaagttgtttccaaattcaatctagccaataataaagcaacaagttgtttccggctcaaatgagtcaagaatgaaactacaagttggttctaattttaaacaaccgaaaatgaagctacaagttgattccaacttcaaacgagtctggaatgaagctacaagttgcttccaacttcaatctagccaataatgaagcaacaagttgtttccgggctcaaacgagtcaaaaatgaaactacaagttgattctaattttaaacaaccgaaaatcaagctacaagttgtttccaaattcaatctagccaataataaagcaacaagttgtttccggctcaaacgagtcaagaatgaaactacaagttggttctaattttaaacaactgtaaatgaagctacaagttgttttcaacttcaaacgagtctggaatgaagctacaagttgcttccaacttcaatctagccaataatgaagcaacaagttgtttccgggctcaaatgagtcaagaatgaaactacaagttgattctaattttaaacaaccgaaaataaagctacaagttgtttccaaattcaatctagtcaataataaagcaacaagttgtttcaggctcaaacgagtcaagaatgaaactacaagttggttctaattttaaacaaccaaaaatgaagttacaagttgttttcaacttcaaaagagtctggaatgaagctacaagttgcttccaacttcaatctatccaataatgaagcaacaagttgtttccgggctcaaacgagtcaagattgaaactacaagttgattctaattttaaataaccgaaaatgaagctacaaattgtttccaaattcaatctaaccaataataaagcaacaagttgttcccgactcaaacgagtcaagaatgaaactacaagttggttctaattttaaacaaccgaaaatgaagctacaagttgttttcaacatcaaacgagtctggaatgaagctacaagttgcttccaacttcaatctagccaataatgaagcaacaagttgtttccgggctcaaacgagtcaagaatgaaactacaagttgattctaattttaaacaaccgaaaatcaagctacaagttgtttccaaattcaatctagccaataataaagcaacaagttgtttccggctcaaacgagtcaagaatgaaactacaagttggttctaattttaaacaactgaaaatgaagctacaagttgattccaacttcaaacgagtctggaatgaagctacaagttgcttccaacttcaatctagccaataatgaagcaacaagttgtttccgggctcaaacgagtcaagaatgaaactacaagttgattctaattttaaacaacctaaaatcaagctacaagttgtttccaaattcaatctagccaataataaagcaacaagttgtttccggctcaaacgagtcaagaatgaaactacaagttggttctaattttaaacaaccgaaaatgaagctacaagttgattccaacttcaaacgagtctggaatgaagctacaagttgcttccaacttcaatctagccaataatgaagcaacaagttgtttccgggctcaaacgagtcaaaaatgaaactacaagttgattctaattttaaacaaccgaaaatcaagctacaagttgtttccaaattcaatctagccaataataaagcaacaagttgtttccggctcaaacgagtcaagaatgaaactacaagttggttctaattttaaacaactgtaaatgaagctacaagttgttttcaacttcaaacgagtctggaatgaagctacaagttgcttccaacttcaatctagccaataatgaagcaacaagttgtttccgggctcaaatgagtcaagaatgaaactacaagttgattctaattttaaacaaccgaaaataaagctacaagttgtttccaaattcaatctagtcagtaataaagcaacaagctgtttccggctcaaacgagtcaagaatgaaactacaagttggttctaattttaaacaacggaaaatgaagctacaagttgttttcaacttcaaacgagtctggaatgaagctacaagttgcttcgaacttcaatctagccaataatgaagcaacaagttgttttcgggctc of the Daucus carota subsp. sativus chromosome 4, DH1 v3.0, whole genome shotgun sequence genome contains:
- the LOC108203954 gene encoding uncharacterized protein LOC108203954 yields the protein MNNKISFYKDFISSRRLGLIALLETHVKQENASFVAKTVAPRFSWLFNYDCHYNGRIWIGWDPNFWKVTALKTHAQHISCEVTSLASKVSFFASFIYASTDYLVRRNLWSDLLDFKAHILPISAPWVLSGDFNVCLNLNEMNTPNSYGIEMRDFKDAVDALDVFDLNFSVKYFTWWDCNYDCPNLRKLDRVLVNVDWTNIVPMSTTIFSPRGLSDHSPALTSLGIATKKLIKPFQVFQHVLEHKDFLSTVQNAWNVDVHGDPWFVLTSKIRRVKLALKNLNSSCGDLHAAVIQARASLSHFQENLPERPAFDLFAAEGVLCSNLHNALAVEETFLKQKSRINWLNLGDGNNEFFHRACKNRWNTNKIMVLEDNAGNSCTSHEDIAHIATDYFKNILGTSSPVDSLPIEMDLPSISEA